A single Candidatus Poribacteria bacterium DNA region contains:
- a CDS encoding pre-peptidase C-terminal domain-containing protein, with protein sequence MPNKLFRKSRRRVSSSTFRLPLKYCFLSLSIFFLTIGFTHAQVVPALSTVSPQGAQHGQNVDITLKGQNLDTATAVWFSGTGITAEIRQETQQAAVLFNGDGISGRIPTDMQLVASLTIDPNAPLGIQQMRIVTPYGVSNAQNFVVGNLPEIKESEAAEETEMSNWLELPVTVNGEIASIDDQDSFSFSLKKDAKLICEVTAQRIGSPLDSYLLLQDANGVEVANSGQGNGLDSLLNYTAPEAGKYTLHIRDIRYKGGNGFRYRLSIGELPYLETIFPLGGQRGTDNTIAVTGANLETVNAIQVSINAETPTGEQTLRVKTPSGLTSNPHLFSIGSLAEMGETEPNNTAEKANTVNAPITINGKIDESGDVDRFAFEIKVPQLLVFEVEALRLSSQLDALLTLYGAEKQMEAATDMETYDAAEEQVLMVNDDASGADARIEWNFTEAGKYSVAIRDLNNQGGGAYSYRFNIRPLEPDFTLSAVVLDSQNRPSTLDSPRVSQGGTFTMQVNVNRLDKLSGPIRLHCPTLPKTFEVSPAVVETGQVKAVLTVTAPWDAPLGLMPFSVAGVSAVGSRQVERTATPSPMLLTVMKAPEYTLTLAEISASVTHNKAVNLHVTANRRDDFTGPITLSVVGLPPRVTAKPVTIAEGKNEAILSVKAGSFERREQFSVVPVPGINYISVVGTATINREAVSQSTPAIPLTILEAPFIVTVEPLRFSIVFPAAVAANDDAVPVPQGGTVAIAANPTADTEKTEIETPAIKEAILTLTIVRQGGFTDEVTLTPLDLPEGFTTEAVTIPVNETEVKVPLKVLGSLEDKTYQFKFRGSATINGKAFVQDSPILNAKIIH encoded by the coding sequence ATGCCTAACAAGTTATTTCGGAAGTCGAGGAGACGAGTCAGTTCCTCCACTTTCCGTCTTCCACTCAAATACTGTTTTCTCTCCCTGTCAATTTTTTTTCTAACAATTGGTTTCACACACGCCCAGGTTGTGCCAGCACTATCGACTGTCTCTCCGCAAGGCGCGCAACACGGACAGAACGTGGACATTACCCTCAAAGGTCAAAACCTCGACACGGCAACGGCGGTGTGGTTCAGTGGGACCGGCATTACCGCGGAAATTAGACAGGAAACGCAGCAAGCAGCTGTCCTCTTCAATGGCGATGGGATCTCTGGACGTATTCCTACCGACATGCAGTTGGTCGCCTCCTTAACGATTGACCCTAATGCACCATTAGGTATCCAACAGATGCGTATCGTTACGCCTTATGGTGTTTCCAACGCACAAAACTTCGTTGTCGGTAACCTACCAGAAATAAAGGAAAGTGAAGCAGCCGAAGAGACTGAGATGTCAAATTGGCTGGAGCTGCCGGTTACCGTCAATGGTGAAATCGCATCAATTGATGATCAAGACAGTTTCAGTTTTAGCCTGAAAAAAGATGCGAAACTTATCTGTGAGGTGACGGCGCAACGGATAGGATCGCCTCTGGATTCGTATCTCCTCCTCCAAGACGCTAATGGGGTTGAAGTCGCAAACAGTGGACAGGGCAACGGGTTAGATTCACTCCTAAATTACACCGCGCCTGAAGCAGGTAAATATACACTCCATATCCGCGATATCCGCTACAAAGGTGGAAACGGGTTCCGTTATCGGTTAAGTATCGGTGAATTACCTTACCTTGAGACAATTTTTCCGCTCGGCGGACAGCGCGGAACGGATAATACGATTGCCGTAACCGGCGCGAATCTCGAAACTGTTAACGCTATACAGGTCTCAATTAATGCCGAAACGCCGACAGGTGAACAGACACTCAGAGTAAAAACACCTTCTGGATTGACAAGCAATCCACACCTCTTCTCCATCGGAAGTTTGGCAGAAATGGGAGAAACTGAACCCAACAATACGGCTGAAAAAGCAAATACCGTAAACGCACCGATAACAATCAACGGAAAAATTGACGAATCCGGTGATGTTGATCGGTTTGCATTTGAGATAAAAGTACCTCAACTTCTCGTCTTTGAGGTGGAAGCACTCAGGCTCTCATCACAACTTGATGCACTCCTTACGCTCTATGGTGCAGAAAAACAGATGGAAGCCGCGACAGACATGGAAACCTACGATGCAGCGGAAGAACAGGTCTTGATGGTCAATGACGATGCCAGTGGTGCTGACGCACGCATTGAGTGGAATTTTACGGAAGCAGGAAAGTATTCTGTCGCCATTCGAGATCTGAACAACCAAGGCGGTGGGGCGTATTCATACCGTTTCAACATCCGTCCATTGGAACCAGACTTCACGCTCAGCGCAGTCGTGCTTGACAGCCAAAACCGTCCGTCTACTCTCGATAGCCCGCGCGTCAGTCAAGGTGGCACTTTCACAATGCAGGTTAACGTGAACCGTCTCGATAAACTCAGCGGTCCTATTCGCTTACACTGCCCTACCCTGCCGAAAACATTCGAGGTAAGTCCCGCTGTTGTTGAGACCGGTCAAGTCAAAGCTGTACTCACGGTGACTGCACCATGGGACGCGCCACTTGGGCTGATGCCGTTTTCCGTCGCTGGAGTCTCTGCAGTTGGCAGTCGTCAGGTAGAACGCACGGCCACACCTTCTCCAATGCTTCTGACAGTGATGAAGGCACCGGAGTACACGCTGACGCTCGCTGAAATTAGTGCAAGTGTCACACATAACAAAGCGGTCAACCTTCATGTGACGGCGAATCGGCGCGACGACTTCACAGGTCCTATTACACTTTCAGTGGTAGGCTTACCACCCCGCGTGACGGCAAAACCTGTCACTATTGCCGAAGGTAAAAATGAGGCAATCCTTTCAGTGAAGGCGGGAAGTTTTGAGCGGAGGGAACAGTTCTCTGTCGTACCCGTGCCGGGCATCAACTATATCTCTGTTGTAGGCACAGCGACGATCAACAGAGAGGCAGTTAGTCAGTCAACACCTGCTATCCCACTGACGATTCTTGAAGCACCCTTTATTGTGACGGTGGAACCTTTGCGCTTTAGCATCGTTTTCCCCGCAGCGGTAGCAGCAAATGATGACGCAGTGCCAGTTCCGCAAGGCGGCACCGTAGCGATTGCAGCGAACCCGACTGCAGATACCGAGAAGACTGAAATCGAAACGCCAGCGATAAAGGAGGCGATACTCACGCTGACAATTGTCCGGCAAGGCGGTTTTACGGATGAAGTTACACTGACACCGCTTGATTTACCAGAAGGGTTTACCACCGAGGCTGTCACTATCCCAGTGAATGAAACCGAAGTCAAAGTTCCCTTAAAAGTGCTCGGTTCTTTAGAAGATAAGACGTATCAGTTCAAATTCCGAGGTTCAGCAACCATCAACGGTAAAGCATTTGTACAGGATAGCCCTATCCTCAATGCGAAGATTATCCATTAA